A stretch of Cydia splendana chromosome 7, ilCydSple1.2, whole genome shotgun sequence DNA encodes these proteins:
- the LOC134792196 gene encoding toll-like receptor 13 → MTLTPIKYLLFVFLSFWQVSNLASTCPEKCTCHNNLTLSLKCSYNVTLKENQNVYHVSVCCDDEEQTWRQEFANKTLSEVMVRYCSACGSADLASPALDTYSLLITNNNLSKIAINVNNRNLRQINLSDNRLTSITKGLFNNFSSLQKLILSRNEIISIFPGSFNGLSKLELLDLSENNLTILANVFTPLKNLQHLNLSRNNIEFIPENYFNNWLLQHLDVSHNNLKKMEPGALQLLPNLARLLLTDNPHLGITQLDRQLLVGTGRRLQQIDASRTGLYQVPEAFTHSVRFLSLVGNQISSVRCGDLDSYPLLQSLDFSDNKILSVEDDSLGRLEMLLLLNINKNILTTIPKSLPDELKYLSVNDNLVKNLSRHDFKNLPNLRILLLKNNQIRYIEDHVFDDLLSLEMLDLSNNPIQVLSSNTFDGPLSLRDLRLCYLNVSVPAQDGSFPVPSPESVQMLHLQASPGLARQLLADSAALAAFSHLQYLDLRMNNLSEIRNDLLFYLSQLKTLRLHGNSLNCSAKLWLKDWMNWNQSTSNGESCYYSTSEAKEDIIKYNCTFPETFTISESLPPVNLYSTEMINKLLRYYGYLNNKTEKSFDYTKRDKIKHNSVSSDYESKLNKTIAKYTKYANSSISSEKKDALKMKNTLKFPYYDYLNETTAIKSRESSKILEQNKLLHDQLNIDQRFLDTEPNLSPAWRDSKKGNEDDIPEIRQNNKSGKRLNTPVEAKKLLQMNLVKNESHPATLLNVTHNEIGLAVVGGNQTADANEKSQFSPYQSPHTNYAQYMGTVAVSVLIVMSLILWISFRLRYRRRRVPIVEVEAEDQIEVSNISGGVLW, encoded by the coding sequence ATGACTCTAACtccaataaaatatttactttttgtatttttatcgttttggcAAGTTAGCAATCTAGCATCGACATGTCCAGAAAAATGTACGTGCCATAACAATTTAACATTATCTCTAAAATGTTCCTACAACGTAACATTGAAAGAAAATCAGAATGTGTATCACGTGTCGGTGTGTTGCGACGACGAAGAGCAAACATGGAGGCAGGAGTTCGCAAACAAAACGCTATCAGAAGTGATGGTCCGCTATTGCAGCGCGTGTGGCAGTGCCGATCTCGCATCGCCGGCACTCGACACCTATTCGCTACTCATCACAAACAACAACCTTTCCAAAATTGCGATCAACGTCAACAACCGAAACTTACGACAGATAAACTTATCTGATAATAGACTGACATCTATTACAAAAGGCCTCTTTAATAATTTTTCGTCTCTTCAAAAACTAATTTTaagtagaaatgaaataattagcatATTTCCGGGAAGTTTTAATGGACTATCAAAATTAGAATTGCTGGATTTATCGGAAAACAACCTAACGATCTTAGCGAACGTTTTTACGCCGCTTAAAAACCTTCAGCATCTAAATTTAAGTAGAAACAACATCGAGTTCATCCCCGAGAACTACTTCAACAATTGGTTGTTGCAACACTTGGACGTGTCGCATAACAATTTGAAGAAGATGGAGCCTGGCGCGTTGCAGTTGTTGCCAAACCTCGCCCGGCTGCTGCTAACTGACAATCCCCATTTAGGAATCACGCAACTAGACCGGCAGCTGCTGGTCGGCACGGGACGCCGGCTGCAGCAGATCGATGCGTCGCGCACCGGCCTCTACCAGGTGCCCGAGGCCTTCACCCACTCTGTGCGCTTCCTGTCGCTCGTCGGCAACCAAATATCATCCGTCAGGTGCGGCGATCTCGACAGCTACCCGTTATTACAGTCTCTCGATTTCTCCGACAACAAAATTCTTTCGGTTGAGGATGACTCTTTGGGCAGACTAGAAATGCTCTTGTTACTAAATATTAATAAGAATATTTTAACAACCATACCTAAATCTCTACCTGATGAGCTGAAATATTTATCCGTTAATGATAATCTTGTGAAGAACTTATCTCGACACGACTTCAAAAACTTACCTAATTTGCGAATATTGTTATTAAAAAACAATCAAATACGATACATCGAAGACCATGTATTCGACGATTTATTGTCTCTCGAAATGCTGGATTTGTCGAATAATCCGATACAAGTTCTATCGTCGAATACTTTTGACGGACCTCTGTCGCTTCGCGACTTAAGGCTGTGCTACCTGAACGTGTCGGTGCCGGCGCAGGACGGCTCGTTCCCGGTGCCGTCCCCGGAGAGCGTGCAGATGCTGCACCTGCAGGCCAGCCCCGGCCTCGCGCGCCAGCTGCTCGCCGACTCCGCCGCGCTGGCCGCCTTCTCACATCTGCAATATCTCGACTTAAGAATGAATAATCTATCGGAAATAAGAAACGACTTGCTTTTCTATCTTAGTCAGTTAAAAACCTTGAGATTACACGGCAATAGCCTTAATTGTAGCGCCAAATTGTGGCTAAAAGACTGGATGAATTGGAACCAGTCCACATCAAACGGCGAAAGCTGTTATTACTCCACTTCAGAAGCCAAAGAGGATATAATCAAATACAACTGTACTTTTCCGGAAACGTTCACCATAAGCGAAAGCTTACCGCCGGTGAATTTATATAGCacagaaatgataaataaattgttGAGGTACTATGGGTATCTCAATAATAAAACAGAGAAAAGTTTCGATTATACAAAACGTGACAAGATTAAACATAACTCTGTTAGCTCCGACTACGAGTCGAAATTGAACAAAACCATTGCTAAATATACGAAATATGCTAATAGTTCCATCTCTAGTGAAAAGAAAGATGCGCTTAAGAtgaaaaatacgttaaaattcCCATATTATGACTACTTGAACGAAACCACGGCCATCAAATCACGAGAATCCTCAAAAATATTAGAGCAAAACAAACTGTTACACGATCAATTAAATATAGATCAAAGGTTTTTAGATACAGAGCCTAATTTATCTCCAGCATGGCGGGACTCGAAAAAAGGGAATGAAGATGACATTCCAGAAATTCGGCAAAATAATAAATCTGGTAAGCGCTTGAATACACCAGTGGAAGctaaaaaacttttacaaatgAACTTAGTGAAAAATGAATCTCACCCGGCGACCCTTTTAAATGTAACTCATAATGAAATAGGGCTCGCCGTCGTAGGCGGCAATCAGACAGCGGATGCGAACGAAAAATCACAGTTTTCGCCGTATCAGTCGCCTCACACAAACTATGCGCAATACATGGGCACAGTCGCCGTGTCCGTACTGATAGTGATGTCTTTGATCCTTTGGATCAGTTTTCGCCTGAGATATAGGAGAAGGCGGGTGCCAATCGTGGAGGTGGAGGCTGAGGACCAAATAGAGGTGTCGAATATATCCGGTGGAGTGCTGTGGTGA